A region of Pseudomonas sp. Marseille-Q3773 DNA encodes the following proteins:
- a CDS encoding diaminopropionate ammonia-lyase: MLLANPNVTRQPYPDDLKRIMSIASANESRQWLRQWSSINANGTPLYNLPSLASELGVAEVLVKDESVRSRLGSFKALGAPIALVRLIMRTFAERQFKAADLFTGKHATELATFTVISATDGNHGRALAAAAQSIGCRCVIVLHANVSVERETAIAAYSAQIVRITGNYDESVEEAASLAERNSWLVVSDTSYEGYQDIPRDVMQGYATIPAEIIEDLQAESALRPPFTHVFLQGGVGGLAAGISSYLWERFAEQRPTFIVVEPAQADCLYQSAKSGKAAKATGSVDSVMAGLACGETSPLAWQFLQPCVDFFMTIEDDEAVTSMKRLAQGSQHDIPLVAGESAVAGLSALTRLMQSPSLAADVGLNGQSRVLLISTEGATAPGVYQELVGESSDSVRKRQVDWLFRT; encoded by the coding sequence ATGCTGTTAGCGAACCCGAACGTAACCCGCCAACCCTACCCTGATGATCTCAAGCGGATCATGAGCATCGCCAGTGCCAACGAAAGTCGCCAGTGGCTTCGCCAGTGGTCGAGCATCAATGCCAATGGCACACCGCTGTATAACCTGCCAAGCCTTGCCAGTGAACTGGGCGTAGCCGAGGTACTGGTCAAAGATGAATCGGTACGTTCGCGACTGGGTAGTTTCAAGGCGCTCGGTGCCCCGATCGCCTTGGTGCGCCTGATCATGCGCACCTTTGCCGAGCGCCAGTTCAAGGCTGCAGACCTGTTTACCGGCAAGCATGCAACTGAACTGGCAACCTTCACTGTCATTAGCGCTACCGATGGCAACCACGGTCGTGCACTGGCTGCCGCAGCCCAGAGTATTGGCTGCCGCTGCGTGATCGTGCTGCATGCCAACGTCAGCGTCGAGCGTGAGACCGCCATCGCTGCCTATAGCGCACAAATCGTGCGCATCACTGGCAACTATGACGAATCTGTCGAGGAAGCGGCCAGCCTGGCAGAGCGCAACAGCTGGCTGGTCGTATCTGACACCTCGTACGAGGGCTATCAGGATATCCCCAGAGATGTCATGCAAGGCTACGCCACCATTCCTGCTGAAATCATTGAAGACCTGCAAGCTGAGAGCGCACTACGCCCGCCGTTTACCCATGTATTTCTGCAAGGCGGCGTGGGCGGTCTGGCAGCAGGGATTTCCAGCTACCTGTGGGAGCGCTTCGCTGAGCAACGCCCTACCTTCATCGTTGTTGAGCCGGCGCAAGCCGACTGCCTCTATCAAAGCGCAAAGTCCGGCAAAGCAGCCAAGGCAACCGGCTCGGTGGATTCCGTCATGGCGGGCCTAGCCTGTGGTGAAACCTCTCCTCTGGCGTGGCAGTTCCTGCAGCCGTGCGTTGACTTCTTCATGACCATCGAGGATGACGAAGCCGTGACGTCAATGAAGCGATTGGCTCAAGGCAGCCAGCACGACATTCCGCTGGTAGCGGGTGAGTCCGCAGTAGCAGGCCTCTCAGCCCTGACCCGGCTGATGCAATCCCCCAGCTTGGCTGCGGACGTCGGACTAAACGGGCAATCGCGCGTGCTGCTGATCAGTACCGAGGGTGCAACAGCGCCGGGCGTTTACCAAGAACTGGTGGGCGAATCGAGCGACTCGGTACGTAAGCGCCAGGTGGACTGGCTTTTCCGCACCTGA